From a region of the Oryza sativa Japonica Group chromosome 6, ASM3414082v1 genome:
- the LOC136357090 gene encoding RING-H2 finger protein ATL39-like — translation MNGFAPTGYQQPPPPPAASASPGGWIASTAIFMSIFFSTFLLAMAVSVYCCLLCRDRVRSDDDDTGAAAERARGGGTIAPFPVEALPPAYAYVVGSSEDGGATAASGGGGRECAVCLGAVREGEMVRRLPACEHVYHADCIDRWLAAHRTCPLCRRELDPGKNPPDQLPV, via the coding sequence ATGAACGGCTTTGCTCCGACCGGCtaccagcagccgccgccgccgcctgcggccAGCGCTTCGCCGGGCGGATGGATCGCGTCGACGGCCATCTTCATGTCCATCTTCTTCtccaccttcctcctcgccaTGGCGGTCTCCGTCTACTGCTGCCTCCTGTGCAGAGACCGCGTCCgctcggacgacgacgacaccggcgccgccgccgagcgcgcgcgtggcggcggtaCCATTGCCCCGTTCCCCGTCGAGGCCCTCCCCCCGGCCTACGCTTATGTAGTTGGAAGCTCCGAGGATggtggcgcgacggcggcgagcgggggcggcgggcgggagtgCGCGGTGTGCCTGGGAGCGGtgcgggagggggagatggtgcGGCGGCTGCCGGCGTGCGAGCACGTGTACCACGCCGACTGCATCGACCGGTGGCTCGCCGCTCACCGGACGTGCCCGCTGTGCCGGCGTGAGCTTGACCCGGGCAAGAATCCGCCTGATCAGTTGCCGGTTTAA